The following coding sequences lie in one Natrinema sp. DC36 genomic window:
- a CDS encoding tellurite resistance/C4-dicarboxylate transporter family protein: MRNNDHFGNDASESASSATSSPATTLRELDPAYFGLVMSTGIISIAFHELGIETISWPFAVFNLVCYILLIGLFAFKVALFPGRIVAELRDRERHWGALTFIVGTNTVGVQLILFFEAIGIATILWLTTVVATPLLLYYLFTTEFIGTRKSAVSERIDGAFLLVIVCMQSLAVLGGLLSTELPSYAADIVLLSMGYFGAGYVLYFVIVTVVTYRLLEGSVRPADWTGPYWITMGAAAITTLAGSTLGPRLESVAAWEPYVPVILGVTFLAWAIASWWIPLLLVIDIWKFLTGDIEDSPPVWVVLVPWSRLAFGQRLHVYDPAAWGRVFPMGMYTACTLNLAGIQTFSALRIVPEFWGWFALVVWALTLLGAIRASGRALLRTTFGAIETTGSP; the protein is encoded by the coding sequence ATGAGGAACAACGACCACTTTGGGAACGACGCTTCTGAATCCGCTTCGTCGGCCACGAGCAGTCCCGCGACGACGCTCCGTGAACTCGATCCGGCGTACTTCGGGCTCGTTATGTCAACGGGAATCATCTCCATCGCGTTCCACGAGCTAGGGATCGAGACGATCTCATGGCCGTTCGCGGTGTTCAATCTCGTCTGCTACATACTCCTGATCGGCCTATTTGCATTCAAAGTAGCACTATTTCCAGGGCGTATCGTTGCTGAACTCCGCGATCGTGAGCGCCACTGGGGGGCACTCACGTTTATCGTTGGGACCAATACTGTCGGTGTACAGCTCATCCTGTTCTTCGAGGCGATTGGAATTGCGACTATCCTGTGGCTGACGACTGTCGTCGCAACACCGCTTCTGCTCTATTACTTGTTCACGACGGAGTTCATCGGCACCCGGAAATCGGCCGTGAGTGAACGCATTGACGGTGCCTTCCTCCTGGTTATCGTCTGCATGCAGTCGCTTGCGGTTCTGGGTGGGTTACTCTCGACCGAGCTCCCGTCGTACGCGGCTGATATCGTCCTGTTGAGTATGGGCTACTTCGGCGCAGGGTATGTGCTCTATTTCGTTATCGTCACGGTTGTGACCTACCGGCTTCTCGAGGGGAGTGTCCGTCCGGCGGACTGGACGGGTCCGTACTGGATCACGATGGGGGCAGCGGCAATCACGACGCTGGCTGGGTCGACGCTCGGGCCACGCCTCGAGTCGGTCGCCGCTTGGGAACCGTATGTGCCGGTGATTCTCGGCGTTACGTTCCTCGCGTGGGCGATTGCGTCGTGGTGGATTCCGTTGTTGCTCGTCATTGACATCTGGAAGTTCCTCACCGGTGACATCGAGGACAGTCCACCGGTATGGGTTGTCCTCGTTCCTTGGTCGCGGCTGGCGTTCGGTCAACGCCTGCACGTGTACGATCCGGCGGCGTGGGGACGAGTCTTCCCGATGGGGATGTATACTGCTTGTACGTTGAATCTCGCCGGGATCCAGACGTTCAGTGCGCTCCGAATCGTGCCCGAGTTCTGGGGATGGTTTGCGCTGGTTGTCTGGGCGCTTACGCTCCTCGGTGCGATCAGAGCGTCGGGACGCGCGCTGTTGCGGACGACGTTCGGTGCGATCGAGACCACTGGTTCACCATAG
- a CDS encoding cytochrome b/b6 domain-containing protein — translation MATGLEYPWWLRITHWFNFFFTILLFRSGYKILMSHPKFYWSDDVLHYYPSSADI, via the coding sequence ATGGCGACTGGTCTCGAGTACCCTTGGTGGCTCCGGATCACGCATTGGTTCAACTTCTTTTTCACCATCCTGTTGTTCCGAAGTGGGTACAAGATCCTCATGAGCCACCCGAAATTCTACTGGAGCGACGACGTCCTCCACTATTATCCCAGCAGCGCGGACATCTGA
- a CDS encoding PAS domain S-box protein, with protein sequence MSDQAGSPGGGFWADAAGERALDHYATLVNMIDDGIYQLDAEGRFIAVNDTIVELTGYSREDLLGEHASLVLIDEEVSRIQHEIDRQLTDDRQNEAIEFTALTVDGDTIPCELEMHLLVEDRTLQGSIGIVRDITERKQAERELRQERDLVKGIVETSPVGIAVVDADGEVTFANEHAEEIYGRSRDELGGFSHDDPRWDLVNENGEPLETGEAPFDRVVTKEEAIYDQVLGLRKPSGERVWVSVNGAPQRNEDDELEQAVFAFEDVTEQRENERKLEKSERRYRTLVENFPNGSVGMFDEDMQYTAVGGQLLNTLDMEPENRIGSTIHELHPDSLVEQIEPYFQGALEGETDTFEIEFESRHLHAHALPVRDATDEVFAGMLVVWDATERKDRERELNRNKEQFETLFEVLPVGVVVAEANGEIIKANDTAHTIWGGDVFDADSIEEYDQYPVRWADSGEPVPPEEMTLARVVDGEEVTEPDIFEIDTTDGKRRIIRAEGMPIRDETGEVIRGVVTLSDITERKKAQRQLAESERLYRTLAENFPNGTVGVYDHDLRYMLAAGEKVGGPAPSAEEIEGTRMPELYPDDAVADLEPLFRTAIEDGETGTIETEVVGRDWRVWATPLRDADGEIYAGLSFAQDITERKEHKRELERALDLLERTERIADVGGWEIDPQTQDVFWTDHIFELLEVHTDEEPPLDEALDMYHEADKPIVEEAIEDALASGNPFDIEVRLRTAATDEIRWLRLQGAPETVDDKVVSFRGAAQDITERKQREQRLEELIAKLEESNERLEQFAYAASHDLQEPLRMVSSYLQLLENRYADDLDEDAQDFIEFAVDGADRMRNMVEGLLQYSRVETRGDNFEPVDLDAVIADVCDDLQVRIKEADAEITADSLPHVDGDEEQLRQVFQNLLDNAIEYSGDEPPKVDISAERNGSKWVVSVSDEGIGIEPKDTDRVFEVFQSLHPLDEHSGTGVGLALCERIVERHGGDIWIDSVPGEGTTFSFTLPVASDHEG encoded by the coding sequence ATGAGCGATCAAGCAGGGTCTCCAGGGGGCGGATTTTGGGCGGACGCTGCCGGCGAACGTGCACTCGATCACTATGCCACGCTCGTTAATATGATCGACGATGGCATCTATCAGCTTGACGCCGAGGGGCGGTTCATCGCGGTTAACGACACCATTGTTGAATTAACCGGCTACTCTCGAGAGGATCTCCTCGGCGAGCACGCGTCACTCGTGCTAATCGACGAGGAGGTCAGTCGTATCCAGCACGAGATTGACCGGCAGCTCACTGACGACCGCCAGAACGAGGCTATCGAGTTCACAGCCTTGACGGTTGACGGCGACACGATCCCGTGCGAGTTGGAGATGCACCTCCTCGTTGAGGACAGAACGTTGCAGGGGTCCATAGGGATTGTGCGCGACATCACCGAGCGCAAGCAGGCGGAACGCGAACTCCGACAGGAACGCGATCTCGTCAAAGGAATCGTCGAGACCAGTCCCGTTGGAATCGCAGTCGTCGACGCCGATGGCGAGGTGACCTTCGCCAATGAGCACGCCGAGGAGATATACGGTCGCTCCCGCGACGAGCTCGGTGGTTTCTCTCACGACGACCCTCGTTGGGATCTCGTCAACGAGAACGGTGAGCCGCTTGAGACCGGGGAAGCACCGTTCGACCGCGTGGTCACGAAGGAAGAGGCGATCTATGATCAGGTCCTCGGCCTTCGCAAGCCCTCCGGTGAGCGCGTGTGGGTGTCAGTCAACGGCGCCCCGCAACGGAACGAAGACGATGAACTGGAACAGGCCGTATTCGCGTTCGAGGATGTGACTGAGCAACGCGAAAACGAGCGCAAACTCGAGAAGAGCGAGCGTCGGTACCGGACGCTCGTCGAGAACTTCCCGAATGGATCGGTGGGAATGTTCGACGAGGACATGCAGTACACCGCCGTTGGTGGACAACTTTTGAATACGCTCGATATGGAGCCGGAGAACCGAATCGGGAGCACCATCCACGAACTCCATCCGGACAGCCTCGTCGAACAAATCGAGCCATACTTTCAGGGCGCACTCGAGGGAGAGACCGATACCTTCGAGATCGAATTCGAGAGCCGACACCTCCACGCACACGCTCTCCCGGTTAGGGACGCCACAGACGAGGTGTTCGCCGGTATGCTCGTCGTCTGGGATGCCACCGAGCGCAAGGATCGCGAACGCGAACTCAATCGAAATAAGGAACAGTTCGAGACTCTGTTCGAAGTGCTCCCGGTCGGTGTCGTCGTCGCGGAGGCTAACGGGGAGATAATCAAGGCCAACGATACCGCACACACTATCTGGGGCGGGGACGTGTTCGACGCCGACTCCATCGAGGAGTACGACCAGTACCCAGTTCGATGGGCTGATTCGGGCGAGCCGGTCCCCCCGGAGGAGATGACGCTGGCCCGCGTAGTCGATGGTGAGGAGGTGACCGAGCCAGACATCTTCGAGATCGATACTACTGACGGCAAACGACGGATCATCCGAGCGGAGGGCATGCCGATCCGGGACGAGACTGGCGAGGTGATTCGCGGAGTCGTCACCCTGAGCGACATTACCGAGCGCAAGAAGGCCCAGCGTCAACTCGCAGAATCTGAGCGACTCTACCGCACATTGGCCGAGAACTTTCCGAACGGGACGGTCGGCGTCTACGACCACGACCTCCGGTACATGCTGGCGGCAGGGGAGAAAGTGGGAGGTCCCGCACCCAGCGCAGAGGAAATCGAAGGGACACGAATGCCAGAGCTATACCCCGACGATGCCGTGGCGGATCTCGAGCCGTTGTTCCGGACTGCCATCGAAGACGGCGAGACCGGAACTATCGAAACCGAGGTCGTCGGTCGTGACTGGCGGGTGTGGGCCACGCCGTTACGGGATGCGGACGGCGAGATATACGCCGGATTGAGCTTCGCCCAAGATATCACCGAGCGCAAGGAGCACAAACGCGAACTTGAACGGGCGCTCGACTTGCTCGAGCGGACTGAGCGCATCGCGGACGTTGGCGGTTGGGAGATCGATCCGCAGACCCAGGACGTGTTCTGGACTGACCACATCTTCGAACTCCTGGAGGTGCACACCGATGAGGAACCGCCCCTGGACGAGGCGCTCGACATGTACCACGAAGCGGACAAGCCGATTGTCGAGGAGGCCATTGAGGACGCGCTCGCCTCCGGAAACCCCTTTGATATCGAGGTGCGGCTACGGACAGCAGCTACCGATGAGATACGCTGGCTTCGACTTCAGGGGGCTCCGGAGACCGTCGACGATAAGGTTGTCTCGTTCCGCGGGGCGGCTCAAGACATCACCGAACGTAAACAGCGCGAGCAGCGACTCGAAGAACTGATCGCCAAGCTCGAGGAATCCAACGAACGCCTCGAACAATTCGCCTACGCCGCCTCCCACGACCTCCAAGAACCCCTACGGATGGTCTCGAGCTACCTCCAGCTGTTAGAAAATCGCTATGCTGACGACCTCGACGAGGACGCGCAAGACTTCATCGAGTTCGCGGTCGACGGTGCTGACCGAATGCGCAACATGGTCGAGGGGCTCCTTCAGTACTCACGAGTCGAGACACGGGGTGACAACTTCGAGCCAGTCGATCTGGACGCCGTCATCGCGGACGTCTGCGATGATCTTCAAGTTCGGATCAAGGAGGCCGATGCTGAGATCACCGCTGACTCGCTGCCCCATGTCGACGGAGACGAGGAGCAGTTGCGTCAAGTGTTCCAGAACCTGCTGGACAACGCCATTGAGTACAGCGGCGATGAACCGCCCAAGGTGGACATCTCAGCCGAACGAAACGGGTCTAAATGGGTTGTCTCGGTCAGCGACGAGGGGATCGGTATCGAGCCGAAAGACACCGACCGCGTCTTCGAGGTATTTCAGAGCCTCCACCCCCTAGACGAACACTCCGGTACCGGGGTCGGGCTCGCGTTGTGCGAGCGCATCGTCGAACGTCACGGCGGCGACATCTGGATTGACTCCGTACCTGGAGAGGGGACGACATTCTCGTTCACACTACCTGTGGCGAGTGACCACGAAGGGTAG
- a CDS encoding PadR family transcriptional regulator: protein MYDLTAFQRDVLYAIAGQDEPHGLAIKDELEKYYETEIHHGRLYPNLDEVVDKGLVEKGELDKRTNYYTITARGQRELRARREWKDQYVDGFDSITKLNR, encoded by the coding sequence ATGTACGATTTGACTGCCTTTCAGCGTGATGTCTTGTATGCGATCGCCGGCCAAGACGAGCCCCACGGGCTTGCGATCAAAGACGAACTCGAGAAGTACTACGAGACAGAGATTCATCACGGTCGGCTGTATCCCAATCTCGACGAGGTCGTCGACAAGGGCCTCGTCGAGAAAGGTGAACTCGATAAGCGAACGAACTACTACACGATCACTGCCCGCGGCCAGCGCGAGCTTAGGGCCCGACGCGAGTGGAAAGACCAGTACGTCGATGGATTCGACTCAATCACGAAGCTAAACCGCTGA
- a CDS encoding phosphatase PAP2 family protein yields MFGGDRGLGLAEVLHESASEPVLIVFALLTQLGDVWFLFLLGGLLYVAGDQFPRWGIDRRRGLFVLGLLLTYVALIGVLKHFFLLPRPPGAGEPPVIAWLPAVFQGVLASIATGSGPGFPSGHAFGSTIVWGGFALVVFEDKFSPGWLGVAAVVGLVSLSRLILGVHYLVDVVVGVGFGVVVLGVLYVIADRGTAPARVLLIAVGAGALGLIQGATFESVAALGSGVGGWLVWRGIADSTPAHPSNRREAAAGFVVFGLAGGFFALMYAVEPPLLATFFGSAIAVGGAVIAPLAGEKLLDW; encoded by the coding sequence ATGTTCGGAGGTGACCGTGGTCTCGGGCTGGCCGAGGTGCTTCACGAGTCAGCGTCAGAACCCGTTCTTATAGTCTTCGCTCTACTAACCCAGCTCGGCGACGTTTGGTTTCTCTTCCTGTTGGGGGGTCTTCTGTACGTCGCCGGCGATCAGTTTCCGCGGTGGGGGATCGATCGGCGGCGTGGCCTGTTTGTGCTCGGTCTCCTACTCACGTACGTGGCTCTCATCGGGGTGCTCAAGCATTTCTTTCTGCTCCCTCGGCCCCCGGGAGCGGGTGAGCCACCCGTCATTGCGTGGCTTCCAGCCGTCTTCCAGGGCGTGTTAGCTTCGATCGCGACTGGGTCGGGCCCCGGATTTCCGAGTGGCCACGCCTTCGGGAGTACGATCGTCTGGGGTGGGTTCGCACTCGTCGTCTTCGAAGACAAATTTTCGCCGGGGTGGCTCGGAGTCGCAGCCGTCGTCGGTCTCGTCTCGCTCTCACGACTTATCTTGGGCGTCCACTATCTCGTTGATGTCGTAGTCGGGGTCGGTTTCGGAGTGGTGGTGCTGGGTGTGCTCTACGTGATCGCCGATCGAGGTACTGCCCCTGCTCGAGTACTCCTCATCGCGGTCGGTGCTGGCGCCCTGGGACTAATCCAGGGAGCCACCTTCGAGAGCGTGGCCGCGCTCGGAAGTGGCGTCGGCGGGTGGCTCGTCTGGCGTGGCATCGCCGATTCAACGCCCGCTCACCCGTCAAACCGCCGAGAGGCAGCTGCTGGATTCGTTGTGTTCGGATTGGCAGGCGGTTTCTTCGCGCTGATGTATGCTGTCGAACCGCCACTACTGGCCACGTTTTTCGGCTCCGCGATCGCCGTCGGTGGGGCCGTTATCGCCCCTTTGGCCGGTGAGAAACTCCTTGATTGGTGA
- a CDS encoding GNAT family N-acetyltransferase, protein MPGPVFLEGRRLTLRTLEPEDYEFVARHFTNPSMRHGGFEDIRNPITPKDIKQRIEEADDFHAFLAYREETPVGSAYLIDVDLEGRNAELGYWITPDEQGNGYATEAAELCLAHAFDELGLHKVWARTVEDNEGSKRVLEKLGFQQEGVLREHWLGYDRYVDEYRFGLLESER, encoded by the coding sequence ATGCCGGGACCGGTCTTCCTCGAAGGGCGAAGGTTGACGCTACGCACATTGGAACCGGAGGACTATGAGTTCGTAGCGCGCCATTTCACGAACCCGTCCATGCGACACGGCGGGTTCGAGGATATTCGCAACCCCATCACACCAAAGGACATCAAACAAAGAATTGAAGAAGCCGACGATTTTCATGCGTTTCTTGCCTATCGGGAGGAAACGCCCGTCGGGAGCGCGTACCTCATTGACGTCGATTTGGAGGGACGGAATGCTGAACTCGGGTATTGGATTACGCCGGACGAGCAGGGGAACGGGTATGCAACGGAAGCCGCCGAACTCTGTCTGGCACACGCCTTCGATGAACTAGGCCTGCACAAGGTCTGGGCGCGGACGGTCGAAGACAATGAGGGATCCAAACGAGTCTTGGAGAAGTTGGGTTTCCAGCAGGAAGGCGTACTTCGAGAGCATTGGTTAGGCTACGACAGATATGTCGATGAGTACCGATTCGGCCTCTTAGAATCTGAGCGATAA
- a CDS encoding PLP-dependent transferase: protein MAATCLSVVEAEDHVVAFDGIYGGRRLLFEDLLVDSLDVTLDYVDATDTDAVAAAVTEDTRWFGWNYRPIRYYSFATSKP from the coding sequence ATGGCAGCGACCTGCCTGTCAGTCGTCGAGGCCGAAGATCACGTCGTCGCCTTCGACGGAATCTACGGCGGGCGGCGGTTGCTCTTCGAGGATCTGCTCGTCGATTCACTCGACGTTACACTCGACTACGTGGATGCGACGGATACGGATGCCGTCGCCGCGGCAGTTACCGAAGATACGCGTTGGTTTGGATGGAATTACCGACCAATCCGTTACTACAGCTTTGCGACCTCGAAGCCGTAG
- a CDS encoding MOSC domain-containing protein, which translates to MTGNGTVERIFIAPEAEAEMEEQTDVEAVAGKGLRGDRYFSEIETGTFVEWEPDEERHDGYDLTLIEQEAVTAIEREAEIELAPGEHRRNIETRDVALNHLVGQRFRVGDVICRGDRLCEPCNHLQRITQDGVLQALTHRGGLRTDILEDGMIRPGDVIEPLE; encoded by the coding sequence ATGACCGGGAATGGCACTGTCGAACGAATTTTTATCGCACCTGAAGCCGAAGCGGAGATGGAAGAACAGACCGACGTTGAAGCAGTTGCCGGAAAGGGACTCCGAGGTGATCGCTACTTTAGCGAGATTGAGACGGGAACCTTTGTCGAGTGGGAGCCAGATGAGGAACGCCATGATGGGTACGACCTCACGTTGATCGAGCAAGAGGCTGTAACAGCAATCGAACGTGAAGCGGAAATCGAACTCGCACCGGGAGAACACCGACGAAACATCGAAACCCGTGATGTCGCACTCAACCATCTCGTTGGACAACGATTCCGAGTCGGTGACGTCATCTGCCGAGGAGATCGACTGTGTGAACCCTGTAATCATCTTCAGCGCATCACTCAGGACGGCGTATTGCAGGCACTCACTCACCGAGGTGGACTCCGAACGGACATTCTCGAAGATGGGATGATTCGCCCCGGAGACGTAATCGAACCGCTCGAATAA
- a CDS encoding UbiA family prenyltransferase produces MISVLRFLVHSNLFISLATVSVAVTTIFLANLPLEPLPLFIVFAATMFVYTVNRFTDIEEDKQNVPQRAAFTKRYGRYWLVTGIALYIAAVGVAITLGLSGAAYLFLPLVVVLLYSVGGVKRLFFVKNLVVGLAWGTIPLGVGYYYGQLRSLEVLFLFVYITTMITIAAVIFDIKDIEGDHAEGILTVPNRFGPGWARISSLVATGVIAAAVVLLIAAGMLPRRYLVVLAMNAYVSMYIPFATSDRGPLYYGFVVDGEHVFLMVIVLLTEWLVW; encoded by the coding sequence ATAATTTCCGTCCTTCGCTTCCTGGTTCATAGCAACCTTTTCATCTCACTGGCGACGGTCAGTGTCGCCGTCACGACGATCTTTCTTGCGAATCTTCCGCTTGAGCCGCTGCCACTGTTTATCGTTTTCGCGGCTACGATGTTCGTCTATACAGTCAATCGGTTCACTGACATCGAGGAGGACAAGCAGAATGTCCCCCAGCGTGCAGCGTTTACGAAGCGGTACGGTCGGTACTGGCTGGTCACCGGTATTGCGCTCTACATCGCCGCTGTCGGCGTTGCGATTACGCTCGGCCTGTCTGGGGCTGCATACCTATTCCTACCGCTGGTGGTCGTCCTACTGTATTCTGTCGGCGGCGTCAAACGACTATTTTTCGTGAAAAATCTCGTTGTCGGTCTCGCCTGGGGCACGATCCCATTGGGCGTCGGTTACTATTACGGCCAACTCCGCTCACTCGAGGTTCTGTTTCTGTTCGTCTATATCACGACTATGATCACGATCGCTGCAGTGATCTTCGACATAAAAGACATTGAGGGGGACCACGCAGAGGGAATTTTGACAGTCCCCAACCGCTTCGGTCCGGGGTGGGCCCGTATCAGTTCTTTGGTTGCCACAGGCGTTATCGCCGCTGCAGTCGTCCTCCTCATAGCAGCTGGCATGCTCCCGCGACGGTACCTAGTTGTACTCGCGATGAACGCATACGTCAGTATGTATATCCCTTTCGCAACGTCGGACCGCGGCCCATTATACTACGGGTTTGTCGTCGACGGCGAACATGTATTCCTTATGGTCATCGTGTTGTTAACCGAGTGGCTCGTCTGGTAG
- a CDS encoding universal stress protein has translation MAPSHVLVPLDGSPLAEDALEHALEVFDCKITVLNVVTPLDTHMSEGGVLEVEDSRLDEAYTRADRLIERARSQSEAVNRSIETAVETGEPADSILTYIDTSNIDHVVMGGHGGPKPGPLHRLLGTVATTVVSKAPLSVTVVR, from the coding sequence ATGGCCCCGTCACATGTTCTTGTTCCACTGGATGGTTCGCCCTTGGCTGAGGATGCTCTCGAACATGCCCTTGAGGTATTCGACTGTAAGATTACCGTCTTGAATGTCGTGACACCACTTGATACACACATGAGTGAAGGAGGCGTTTTAGAAGTAGAGGATTCCCGGCTCGATGAAGCCTATACCCGAGCTGATCGACTGATTGAGCGCGCTCGTAGTCAGAGTGAGGCTGTGAATCGATCAATCGAAACAGCAGTCGAAACTGGTGAACCGGCAGACTCGATTCTCACCTATATTGATACAAGTAACATTGATCATGTCGTAATGGGTGGTCATGGGGGGCCAAAACCCGGTCCACTACACAGGCTGCTTGGTACCGTTGCAACTACAGTTGTCAGCAAAGCCCCGCTGTCGGTAACTGTAGTTCGATAA
- a CDS encoding PLP-dependent transferase, protein MVDPDNHPKHGTHFNWTNIGATNAGDVVSPIHLSTTHDMHSPNDSNHGYKYTHFGNPTRDVLEDRLAEVCG, encoded by the coding sequence ATGGTGGATCCAGATAACCACCCGAAACATGGTACCCACTTCAATTGGACTAACATCGGTGCGACCAATGCCGGCGACGTCGTCTCGCCGATCCACCTTTCAACGACCCACGATATGCACAGTCCTAATGACTCGAATCACGGCTACAAGTACACCCACTTCGGAAACCCCACGCGTGACGTCCTTGAGGACCGGCTCGCCGAGGTGTGTGGCTGA
- a CDS encoding IS5 family transposase, which produces MKRDELGVQTKTARFTKTVVSLAQKAVAGDPEPAYRPGKDGYADWVILAVQGLKEYLGHPYRKLLDVLKEMPRVAKMLELTAETLPHFSTVCTRKQEIPMKRWRAILDSSVDLYELGDIQAIDATGVDRVQASQHYAKRTDYTFEAVKTTLLIDCETSAIIDIHCSMKQPHDTQVGWQVLVRNLDELTTVAADKGYDWEELRTRLRAESIIPLIPKRDPGLRGWARNSLIKDRAYHQRSNAESVFFGLRRRYGDTLWSRTWFGQFRELVMKSAVRNIERAIEDSHL; this is translated from the coding sequence ATGAAGCGGGACGAGTTGGGTGTGCAAACCAAGACCGCCCGCTTCACGAAAACCGTTGTATCGCTTGCTCAAAAAGCCGTCGCTGGAGATCCTGAACCGGCCTATCGTCCGGGCAAGGACGGATACGCTGATTGGGTAATTCTCGCCGTTCAGGGGTTGAAAGAGTATCTCGGACATCCCTACAGGAAACTGCTCGATGTCCTTAAAGAGATGCCGCGAGTTGCGAAAATGCTTGAGCTGACGGCTGAGACGTTGCCGCACTTCTCGACTGTTTGTACACGAAAACAAGAAATCCCGATGAAGCGGTGGCGAGCAATTCTTGATTCTTCGGTTGACTTGTACGAACTCGGTGATATCCAAGCAATCGACGCAACCGGCGTCGATCGCGTTCAGGCCAGCCAGCACTACGCAAAACGGACGGACTATACGTTCGAGGCAGTGAAGACGACGCTGCTCATCGATTGTGAAACCAGTGCGATTATCGACATACATTGTTCGATGAAACAACCGCATGATACACAGGTCGGCTGGCAGGTGTTAGTGCGGAATTTAGACGAATTGACGACTGTCGCTGCCGATAAGGGCTACGACTGGGAGGAGCTTCGTACGAGGTTGCGTGCGGAAAGTATCATACCACTGATTCCGAAACGAGATCCTGGGTTGCGGGGTTGGGCGAGAAATTCACTCATCAAGGATCGGGCGTATCACCAGCGTTCGAACGCTGAATCGGTGTTTTTCGGGCTCCGACGCAGATACGGTGATACGCTCTGGTCGAGAACCTGGTTCGGCCAATTCCGTGAACTTGTCATGAAATCAGCCGTCCGCAACATCGAACGCGCCATCGAGGACTCACACCTGTGA
- a CDS encoding aminotransferase class I/II-fold pyridoxal phosphate-dependent enzyme codes for MTRHNSQSDRNRFATIAVGAAETETHLHRDGTNDIVPPIHLSTTFEWASGEDANEHDYSRESNPTRAALEEQLARLEGGEHGLAFASGMAATSTTMLSLVPPGGHVVSSDTIYSGTEKLLTEHMAGHLGVDIDFVDACDPDNVADAVDADTDLIWAETPSNPLIRLCDIQTIADIADDHDALFGVDSTFASPYYQAPLELGADVVVHSTTKYLNGHSDSIGGAVITDDSGVFEQLAFTQRVGLGNMLSPFDCYLVARGIKTLPARMEHHEKNAMVVARFLESHGRVARVHYPGLESHPQHDLASEQMSGYSGMLSFEFDGTLIELEAFVGGLEVFTPGASLGGAESLVEVPSLMIPDEFSRSEDSAEIPETLVRVSVGLEDADDLCEDFQKALP; via the coding sequence ATGACACGACACAATAGCCAGTCCGACAGGAATCGATTCGCAACCATCGCAGTCGGCGCAGCTGAAACCGAAACGCATCTTCACAGAGATGGAACGAACGACATCGTCCCGCCGATCCACCTTTCGACTACGTTCGAGTGGGCCAGCGGGGAGGACGCCAATGAACACGACTATTCGCGCGAGAGCAATCCGACGCGGGCAGCTCTTGAAGAGCAGTTAGCCCGCCTCGAAGGCGGCGAACATGGGTTGGCGTTCGCCTCCGGAATGGCTGCCACATCGACGACAATGCTGTCACTGGTCCCCCCGGGAGGCCACGTCGTCTCTTCGGATACCATCTATAGCGGAACCGAAAAACTGCTCACGGAACACATGGCCGGACATCTCGGCGTTGACATCGATTTTGTTGACGCCTGTGACCCCGACAACGTCGCCGATGCAGTCGACGCGGACACTGACTTGATCTGGGCAGAAACACCGTCGAATCCCTTGATTAGGTTGTGCGATATCCAAACGATAGCCGACATCGCTGATGACCATGATGCTCTGTTCGGTGTGGACAGTACCTTTGCGAGTCCGTACTACCAAGCCCCACTCGAACTGGGTGCTGACGTCGTCGTTCACAGCACCACCAAGTATCTCAACGGGCACTCCGACTCGATCGGTGGTGCCGTTATCACCGACGACAGTGGGGTTTTCGAGCAATTAGCGTTCACGCAGCGGGTTGGGCTTGGGAATATGCTTTCGCCGTTCGACTGCTACCTCGTTGCGCGAGGCATCAAGACGCTTCCCGCGCGGATGGAACATCACGAGAAGAACGCGATGGTAGTTGCCCGGTTCCTCGAAAGCCACGGCCGGGTCGCTCGTGTCCACTATCCGGGTCTTGAGAGCCACCCGCAACACGATCTTGCGAGTGAGCAGATGTCGGGGTACAGCGGGATGCTGTCCTTCGAGTTTGATGGTACACTCATCGAACTTGAGGCGTTCGTCGGGGGACTTGAGGTATTCACGCCGGGGGCTAGTCTTGGTGGGGCCGAGAGCCTTGTTGAGGTACCGTCACTAATGATCCCCGACGAGTTCAGTCGTAGTGAGGATTCAGCGGAGATTCCCGAGACGTTGGTCCGGGTATCCGTTGGCCTCGAAGACGCCGATGACCTCTGCGAAGACTTCCAGAAGGCGCTACCATAG